Part of the Thermococcus sp. 18S1 genome, ATCCCAAGATACCACCGAAGATATATCAAAGGAGCTTAGGTTATATCTGTTCAGAGCATGGTACGGAATTAACTTTGAAGCGTTTTTTAAAGCGTTTGGACTGCTTTTTCTGATATCTGCATTTATTGGATTCTATAACTCCCTTACAAAATATAAAATAACGCAATTGACAATTACGGGCATTTTACTTCTTATTATATTTGGTCTCATCCTGTTGTATATAAGTGAAGAGTATTTCTCGACGGTATTCCTCGAGATTCAAGATATCGCAGCTACTTTGGTTAAACTGCAGAAGACATCAGCTTCACCACGACCAAAAACCACTTTTGAGAAACTGATGACGAGGATAATACAAATTAGTTTAGTTTTAATAGTAGCATTCGTAGTTTACAAACTCTTTTTCCCTAGTGTATTTGAGGAGAATATTGAAGTTTATTTCTGGATATTCCAATTTGCTGCCCTCCAATACCTTCTTTCGTTCTCTCTAGCAACTTATTTTCGAAAACTTACAATGCGGCGTAATGTTTTGAATGCATTGTTTTCATTACGTGATTATCTAGTGGATCCACAGGTATATGAATTTACTTATGAAAAATTCATGGAAACCATAAAGTTCACTAATTTTAGACAGGGAACGTTTCTATTTGCAATTGAGTATTATCTATCTTGGCCTCATCCAAGATATGTAAAATGGTTAAAACAACATTCCAAATCACCTCATGCGGAAGAGGCGGATTAATGTTGTTACACACGTGGTGTTCCTATGCGCTGGAGTGAGATTCCGAGGGAAGCCAAGGCCTACATGCTCTACCACACGCTCATCGCTCCCGGCCTGATAGTCTGGATACTCTTCCCGCTCTACATGATGAAAGTCGGCTACTCGGTTCTAGAGGTTGGGGCGTTCTTTACAGCGGTCAACATCGTTGCGATTCCTCTAACGTATCTCTTCGGCCGGCTCTTCAACCGCTGGGACATCAAAAAGGGGCTCATCGCGATAGACATACTCGACGGCATCGCCTACGTCCTCTACGGCCTTGCGAAGGGCGCAGTTGCCCCCCTAATGCTCTTCGCCGGAAGGACCGTGGAGAAGCTCTCAGCGGTTCTCTACCCCCTCTACCGTGCATACGAGCAGATAATCTATCCCGAGGACAAATACGAGGAGATATTCGCCTGGCACCTCCGTCTGCCGGAGATAGCGAGGCTGATAACCTTCCCGATTCTCGGCTACATCTTCGGCTATCTATACCCCGGTGCGGAGAACTACCGCTGGGCGTTCATATTCTTCGGTCTCTTTTCAGCCGTAACTATTGCCTACATCTGGTTCTTCCTGCCCTCGGTCGGCAGGGAGGAGAGAATAACGCCAGAAGGCTTCACGTTTAAGGTGGGGGAGTTTAAAGTTCTCCTCGCCTTCGAAGCCCTGTTAACGCTCGCCTGGGCACTCGCCCCGGAGCTGGTGCTCATCAACTACGTCGTCTTCGTGCTCCACAAGACTGTCTTCGAGGTGACGCTGATAGCCTGTGCGAGCAGTCTCGCTTCGATAATTGGCACATACGCCAGCGAGAGGGTTCCGAAGGGAAGGGGCTTTCAGGTCATCGGGCTCGGGATGTTCATCAACGCCTTCTATGCCCTGGTTATGGCGCTCTCACCGCCGTTCTGGCTGGCGCTGGCTGTTTATGCCCTCGGCGACTTCGGGAACACCCTCTGGTTCCCCTTCTACCGCTCCTGGCAGTTCTCGCTGATTCCAAAAGAGCGCGCGAGTGAGTTCCACGCAGCGATATCGAGTTACAACAGGCTTATCGGTCTAGTTACTCCTTTCATAGCCGGCGCTTTGGCGAGCGTCCACGCAACACTGCCGTACGCGGCCAGCTTGGGGCTGTTTTTGATGGCTGGAGCCATGTTTGTAAAGCTGAGCAGAAGAAGGAAGATGGAAGCAGCAAGTCGCTCTTAAAACTCCGGAATCCTTATCGGCGCCTGGAGTTCCTTCTCGTTCTTCTCAAGGTTCGTCGCGAGCATCTTTATCCTTTCGCAGCCCTTTATCTCCCTGATGAGCTCGGCCACGCTCTTGGGCACGAGCTCCTCCCAGGGCTGTCCTTCAACCATGCGTTTCCTTATCTCGGTCGCAGAGAGGATGTCCTTCCTGAACATCGGCTGGACGATGACCTCGTAGCCCTTCTCGCGGAAGAGCTGGGCAACGAGCGAGTTCCCTGTGAAGACGACGTCGAAGCGCGGAACCATGCTCACAACATAGGTCGCCCATATGGCGTTGAAGTTTATGTCCGGGAGCGGAATCAGGTAGTAGCGCTTGTCCGCCAGGTGCGTCTCGTTCAGCGCCCTGATGAGCATCTCCATCCTCTCGCTCGTCGTGAAGGGGTTCTTCAGCGTATGGCTCGCCTGGGCGCTTCCGATGCCTATGATCACCTCATCAACCTGAGAAAAAACGAATTCGAGCGCCTTTATGTGGCCGTTGTGAACCGGCTGGAATCGACCGACGAAGAGGCCGCGTTTGACCATTCAATCACCTCCAATCAGCTTCACCCTGACCTCATCCCCGACCTTCAGGCCGAGCCTTTCAGCGGCACTCCCCCGATTGACGGCTATCTCAAGGTAGTCGTGGCTTCCGGGGAGTGCAAGCAGTTCGCCGGGCTCTACCTGGCCGTAGGTGTCGAGGTAGGGAACCCTGACCCCCAAGTCGGGAAGCTCCACTGCCCTCAGCGTCCCGTAGTTTTCGAGGTTAAGGATCACGTTGCCGAAGTCGTCAATGTAGAGTACCGTGAGCAGCCAGTCGTCTCCTTCGCGCCTCGGCTCCACATCGAGCCTGACGAGACTTTCTAGAGGAATTTCGGTTCCTATCTGGCCCGGCTCAATGCCGGCGTCGAGGAGCGCCCCCGCGGGACCGAATACATCCCTGCCGTGGAAGGTGGAGCTTATCCTCCAGCCCGTGAAGCGCCTTATCCTCTCGAAGTCTATTTCGTAGGCTCGCCGGGGCTTGATGTGCTTCATCGGAAGGGTTGCGAGTCCATTGTCGGGAACAACGAGAAACTGCTCCCCCTCTATGATAACGGCCCTGCGGGAGGTGCCGACCCCGGGGTCAATAACGCCGACGTGAACGGTCCCTTCCGGGGAGTACTTCACCACCTGCTCCATGACGAAGGAGCCCTCAACGATGGAGTGTCTCCTTATCGAGTGGGTAACGTCAATGAGCCGCGCGTTTGGGTTAACCCTGAGCATGGCAACCTTCATCTCGCCCACGTAGGGGCCGCCAAGCCCGAAGTCGGTCGTCAGGGTTATCATCGCCACCACCTAAAACTTATTAACGGTGGGGGCTTT contains:
- a CDS encoding nicotinamide-nucleotide adenylyltransferase; this translates as MVKRGLFVGRFQPVHNGHIKALEFVFSQVDEVIIGIGSAQASHTLKNPFTTSERMEMLIRALNETHLADKRYYLIPLPDINFNAIWATYVVSMVPRFDVVFTGNSLVAQLFREKGYEVIVQPMFRKDILSATEIRKRMVEGQPWEELVPKSVAELIREIKGCERIKMLATNLEKNEKELQAPIRIPEF
- a CDS encoding S-adenosyl-l-methionine hydroxide adenosyltransferase family protein produces the protein MITLTTDFGLGGPYVGEMKVAMLRVNPNARLIDVTHSIRRHSIVEGSFVMEQVVKYSPEGTVHVGVIDPGVGTSRRAVIIEGEQFLVVPDNGLATLPMKHIKPRRAYEIDFERIRRFTGWRISSTFHGRDVFGPAGALLDAGIEPGQIGTEIPLESLVRLDVEPRREGDDWLLTVLYIDDFGNVILNLENYGTLRAVELPDLGVRVPYLDTYGQVEPGELLALPGSHDYLEIAVNRGSAAERLGLKVGDEVRVKLIGGD
- a CDS encoding MFS transporter, translating into MRWSEIPREAKAYMLYHTLIAPGLIVWILFPLYMMKVGYSVLEVGAFFTAVNIVAIPLTYLFGRLFNRWDIKKGLIAIDILDGIAYVLYGLAKGAVAPLMLFAGRTVEKLSAVLYPLYRAYEQIIYPEDKYEEIFAWHLRLPEIARLITFPILGYIFGYLYPGAENYRWAFIFFGLFSAVTIAYIWFFLPSVGREERITPEGFTFKVGEFKVLLAFEALLTLAWALAPELVLINYVVFVLHKTVFEVTLIACASSLASIIGTYASERVPKGRGFQVIGLGMFINAFYALVMALSPPFWLALAVYALGDFGNTLWFPFYRSWQFSLIPKERASEFHAAISSYNRLIGLVTPFIAGALASVHATLPYAASLGLFLMAGAMFVKLSRRRKMEAASRS